The Haloferax sp. Atlit-12N genome window below encodes:
- a CDS encoding DUF5820 family protein, with the protein MTDLPDGWTLWNDEHEGRRILAFRPDVFNESAFPAECMPTVFVWNGSRANRPGATQIRTETWHAVLYLEPEIEVVVEEFDSREAAVEGATDIAGRFSDGEIDYRSAYQVPREDYFEKLDELTGREP; encoded by the coding sequence ATGACCGACCTGCCCGACGGGTGGACCCTCTGGAACGACGAACACGAGGGTCGGCGCATCCTCGCGTTTCGCCCGGACGTGTTCAACGAGAGCGCCTTTCCCGCCGAGTGCATGCCGACCGTCTTCGTGTGGAACGGGTCGCGGGCGAACCGCCCGGGCGCGACGCAGATACGCACCGAGACGTGGCACGCAGTGCTCTATCTCGAACCGGAAATCGAGGTCGTCGTCGAGGAGTTCGACTCCCGCGAGGCCGCCGTCGAGGGCGCGACCGACATCGCCGGGCGCTTTTCAGACGGCGAGATAGATTACCGGAGCGCCTACCAAGTCCCCCGGGAGGACTACTTCGAAAAGCTCGACGAGCTGACCGGGCGGGAGCCTTAA
- a CDS encoding inositol monophosphatase, with the protein MNELDARADRTQRAARDGGAVARRAFRTGISVETKDGKTDVVTQADKDAQRRVVERIRGAFPEDPIVGEEDDELKSVPESGPAWVVDPIDGTNNFVRNVPVWATAVAAVRDGDPVAATNYLPALDDCYAADDEAAYRNGEEISVSQRDDPETCTVCPTFWWDYDVRDEYAAAARAIVTRFGDMRRYGSMQVVLSYVADGSLDGVITNKRANPWDSVAGVHLIRMAGGTVTDLDGNEWRHDSEGLVASNGRIHDVVLEAAREIDGR; encoded by the coding sequence ATGAACGAACTCGACGCCCGGGCGGACCGGACACAGCGCGCGGCCCGCGACGGCGGCGCAGTCGCGCGACGCGCCTTCAGAACCGGCATCTCCGTCGAGACGAAAGACGGAAAGACGGACGTGGTCACGCAGGCCGACAAGGACGCCCAGCGCCGCGTCGTCGAGCGAATCCGCGGGGCGTTTCCCGAGGACCCAATCGTCGGCGAGGAGGACGACGAACTCAAGTCGGTTCCCGAGTCGGGGCCGGCGTGGGTCGTCGACCCCATCGACGGGACGAACAACTTCGTCCGCAACGTGCCGGTCTGGGCGACCGCGGTCGCCGCCGTCCGCGACGGCGACCCCGTCGCGGCGACAAACTACCTGCCCGCGCTCGACGACTGCTACGCGGCCGACGACGAGGCGGCCTACCGTAACGGCGAGGAGATTTCGGTGAGCCAGCGCGACGACCCCGAGACGTGTACGGTCTGTCCGACGTTCTGGTGGGATTACGACGTCCGCGACGAGTACGCCGCCGCGGCCAGGGCCATCGTGACACGCTTCGGCGACATGCGGCGCTACGGGAGCATGCAGGTCGTGCTCTCGTACGTTGCCGACGGCTCGCTCGACGGCGTCATCACGAACAAGCGGGCGAACCCGTGGGACTCGGTCGCCGGCGTACACCTCATTCGGATGGCCGGGGGGACGGTCACGGACCTCGATGGCAACGAGTGGCGGCACGATTCTGAGGGCCTCGTCGCCTCGAACGGGCGCATCCACGACGTCGTGCTGGAGGCGGCCCGCGAAATCGACGGGCGGTAG
- a CDS encoding YcaO-like family protein codes for MNIGLVGSGPAAESIRAACADIDATVAETAPDSLGSFDLGFVVAAAGSDVFDAADDAASRWLAVEIGGIGGHSVGDLDAAVSAFDPASADFADLRARVASTTESEGRPGGDRAAVRLAGAVAGRRGIALLSGDDVAGTVVEVPGPERSFLPAPSPMERDRTLDRDFRAVELDDALARAESAVDDRVGIVTQVGERESFPLPYYVAQTADTTVYADARAAELAGGAAAGWDEAYMKALGEALERYSAGVYRTSEFAVAPAASRPAAVPPSRFVRPDSFRDPDPEEPIQWVEGEDLATGATVSLPAEFVHYPPPSERHKPSITTGLGLGNTGTEAVLSGLYEVVERDATMLAWYSTFDPLGLDVTDETFETLAARARSESLEVTALLVTQDVDVPVVAVAVHRDGEWPKFAMGSGADLDANRAARSALAEALQNWTELRAMGPEQAATQGGAIATYADFPKPAQTFVSPDATIPADSVGPDEVPEGAAELDAVVSAVADAGLDAYAARTTPRDVERLGFEAVRVVVPEAQPLFIGEPYFADRAESVPRDLGFEPRLDREFHPFP; via the coding sequence ATGAACATCGGACTCGTCGGGAGCGGTCCCGCCGCCGAGTCGATTCGCGCGGCGTGCGCCGACATCGACGCGACGGTCGCGGAGACGGCCCCTGACTCGCTCGGTTCGTTCGACCTCGGATTCGTCGTCGCCGCGGCCGGCAGCGACGTCTTCGACGCGGCCGACGACGCCGCCTCGCGGTGGCTTGCGGTCGAAATCGGCGGTATCGGCGGTCATTCCGTGGGCGACCTCGACGCGGCCGTGTCGGCGTTCGACCCCGCCAGCGCCGACTTCGCGGACCTCCGGGCGCGCGTCGCGTCCACCACGGAGTCGGAGGGTCGCCCTGGCGGCGACCGCGCCGCCGTTCGACTCGCCGGCGCGGTGGCCGGGCGACGCGGTATCGCGCTCCTCTCGGGCGACGACGTGGCCGGGACCGTCGTCGAAGTCCCCGGTCCCGAGCGGTCGTTCCTCCCCGCGCCGTCGCCGATGGAGCGGGACCGAACCCTCGACCGCGACTTCCGCGCCGTCGAGTTAGATGACGCGCTCGCGCGGGCCGAGTCGGCCGTGGACGACCGCGTCGGCATCGTCACGCAGGTCGGTGAGCGCGAGTCGTTCCCGCTTCCGTACTACGTCGCGCAGACAGCGGACACGACGGTCTACGCCGACGCTCGGGCGGCCGAACTCGCCGGCGGCGCGGCCGCCGGCTGGGACGAGGCCTACATGAAGGCGCTCGGCGAGGCGCTCGAACGCTACTCGGCGGGCGTCTACCGAACCAGCGAGTTCGCCGTCGCGCCCGCGGCGTCCCGGCCGGCCGCGGTGCCGCCGAGTCGCTTCGTCAGACCCGACTCCTTTCGCGACCCCGACCCCGAGGAGCCGATTCAGTGGGTCGAAGGCGAGGACCTCGCAACCGGGGCGACCGTCTCGCTCCCGGCGGAGTTCGTCCACTACCCGCCGCCGTCGGAGCGACACAAGCCGTCGATTACGACCGGCCTCGGCCTCGGAAACACCGGGACTGAGGCGGTTCTCTCGGGGCTCTACGAGGTCGTCGAGCGCGACGCGACAATGCTCGCGTGGTACTCGACGTTCGACCCACTCGGACTGGACGTGACCGACGAGACGTTCGAGACGCTGGCGGCCCGCGCCCGCTCTGAGTCCCTCGAGGTGACTGCGCTCCTCGTGACGCAGGACGTGGACGTGCCGGTCGTGGCGGTGGCCGTCCACCGCGACGGCGAGTGGCCGAAGTTCGCCATGGGCTCCGGCGCGGATCTCGACGCGAACCGCGCCGCTCGCTCCGCGCTGGCCGAGGCGCTTCAGAACTGGACCGAACTGCGCGCTATGGGACCAGAGCAGGCCGCGACGCAGGGCGGCGCGATTGCGACCTACGCCGACTTCCCGAAGCCCGCACAGACGTTCGTCTCGCCGGACGCGACCATCCCCGCGGACTCGGTCGGTCCCGACGAAGTCCCCGAGGGCGCGGCCGAACTCGACGCGGTCGTCTCGGCGGTCGCCGACGCCGGCCTCGACGCGTACGCGGCGCGGACCACCCCGCGCGACGTGGAGCGACTCGGCTTCGAGGCGGTCCGCGTGGTCGTTCCGGAGGCTCAGCCGCTGTTCATCGGCGAGCCGTACTTCGCCGACCGTGCTGAGTCGGTGCCGCGGGATCTCGGCTTCGAACCGCGACTGGACCGCGAGTTCCACCCGTTCCCGTAG
- a CDS encoding DUF309 domain-containing protein, translated as MDEHTRDPSVAPPLGNPTGWNDDLRLWEHATLRRAVEHGVRLFNAGDFHESHDCFEDEWYNYGAGTAESAFLHGMVQVAAGAYKHFDFENDAGMRSLFETALEYIRGVPSDFYGVDVDDVRETLRAALDDPTALHGWQIELDGHRATAYPADYEYVEGLDH; from the coding sequence ATGGACGAACACACCCGCGACCCGAGCGTCGCCCCGCCGCTCGGCAACCCGACGGGGTGGAACGACGACCTGCGGCTGTGGGAGCACGCGACGCTCCGACGGGCGGTCGAACACGGCGTCCGCCTGTTCAACGCCGGCGACTTCCACGAGAGTCACGACTGCTTCGAAGACGAGTGGTACAACTACGGCGCGGGGACCGCGGAAAGCGCCTTCCTCCACGGGATGGTGCAGGTCGCCGCCGGCGCGTACAAGCACTTCGACTTCGAGAACGACGCGGGGATGCGGTCGCTGTTCGAGACGGCGCTGGAGTACATCCGCGGCGTTCCGAGCGACTTCTACGGCGTCGATGTGGACGACGTGCGCGAGACGCTCCGGGCGGCGCTGGACGACCCGACGGCGCTCCACGGCTGGCAAATCGAACTCGACGGCCACCGGGCGACCGCCTACCCCGCGGACTACGAGTACGTCGAAGGGCTCGACCACTAA
- a CDS encoding UPF0179 family protein has product MTSVTLVGARLTDPGTEFVYHGESSACEGCPYRQQCLNLTEGVRYRVLGVRENTQVLDCAVHDEGVRAVEVEPAPVTANVPSKGAYAGSKASLQGPCPHTECPSHEYCVPEGAEFDQEYRISDVLGDPPHDHCHLDRNLTLVEFEPADE; this is encoded by the coding sequence ATGACCTCCGTCACGCTTGTCGGTGCCCGCCTGACCGACCCCGGCACCGAGTTCGTCTACCACGGTGAATCGAGCGCCTGCGAGGGGTGTCCGTACCGCCAGCAGTGCCTCAACCTCACCGAAGGCGTCCGCTACCGGGTCCTCGGCGTGCGCGAGAACACGCAGGTCCTCGACTGCGCCGTCCACGACGAGGGCGTCCGCGCCGTCGAGGTCGAACCGGCCCCGGTCACGGCGAACGTCCCCTCGAAGGGCGCGTACGCCGGAAGCAAGGCCAGCCTGCAGGGCCCGTGTCCGCACACCGAGTGCCCCAGCCACGAGTACTGCGTCCCCGAGGGTGCCGAGTTCGACCAGGAGTACCGCATCAGCGACGTGCTCGGCGACCCGCCGCACGACCACTGCCACCTCGACCGGAACCTGACGCTCGTCGAGTTCGAACCCGCCGACGAGTAG
- a CDS encoding succinylglutamate desuccinylase/aspartoacylase family protein — protein sequence MRIYELGDGTPEVSVVGSIHGDEPCGARAIERFVAEDPDVERPVKLIVANEEALAADERYLDEDLNRAFPGDPNAESHERRLAHDLGREVRGTTAFSLHSTQSYAEPFAIVDTVDAISRSILPRLPVDVAVETNHFAEGRLIEHAHTIEVEAGLQKSDEAADNAYWLIRAFLTATNVLPAPAVASDGSGELDEKSESQTEDDRLKLGIPEENSIDVFRLLERLPKPTADQYEVHATNFEPVAAGETFARADAEQFVADRDFYPILLSAYGYADIFGYAGEKVGTLP from the coding sequence ATGCGAATCTACGAACTCGGTGACGGCACGCCCGAAGTGTCTGTCGTCGGGTCGATCCACGGCGACGAACCGTGCGGCGCTCGCGCCATCGAGCGGTTCGTCGCGGAGGACCCCGACGTCGAGCGCCCGGTGAAGCTCATCGTCGCCAACGAGGAGGCGCTGGCGGCGGACGAGCGCTACCTCGACGAGGACCTCAACCGGGCGTTTCCGGGCGACCCCAACGCCGAGAGCCACGAGCGACGCCTCGCCCACGACCTCGGCCGCGAGGTCCGCGGCACCACCGCGTTCTCGCTTCACTCCACCCAGTCGTACGCCGAACCGTTCGCCATCGTGGACACGGTCGACGCCATCTCCCGGTCGATTCTCCCCCGGCTCCCGGTCGATGTGGCCGTCGAGACGAACCACTTCGCGGAGGGCCGCCTCATCGAACACGCCCACACCATCGAGGTCGAAGCCGGCCTCCAGAAGTCCGACGAGGCGGCCGACAACGCCTACTGGCTCATCCGGGCGTTCCTCACGGCGACCAACGTCCTGCCCGCGCCAGCCGTCGCAAGCGACGGGAGCGGCGAGCTCGACGAGAAGTCCGAGTCGCAGACCGAGGACGACCGCCTGAAGCTCGGCATCCCAGAGGAGAACAGCATCGACGTGTTCCGCCTGCTGGAACGGCTTCCCAAGCCGACGGCGGACCAGTACGAGGTCCACGCGACCAACTTCGAGCCCGTCGCCGCCGGCGAGACGTTCGCCCGCGCCGACGCCGAGCAGTTCGTCGCCGACCGCGACTTCTACCCCATTCTCCTCTCCGCGTACGGCTACGCGGACATCTTCGGCTACGCCGGCGAGAAAGTCGGCACGCTCCCGTAG
- a CDS encoding HAD family hydrolase, with translation MTTAVFFDLDLTLLRYTADFETIFDRAVPDAPEGAYDRYLSVFFDAFEDLAVDPYAVGFEVITDEFDIDADPEALVARYAEAELAATTVPASAREALVRVADRRPTGILTNGAPAVQRAKLERHDLTDVVDAVVVSNDPAVASRKPDSGIFEAAETALPADDYVYVGDTYDEDVVGARNAGWEAYHVGREGPDGDPTGDAHDAHDAHDDPAAVESVADAVARILGDDDA, from the coding sequence ATGACGACCGCCGTCTTCTTCGACCTCGACCTGACGCTCCTCCGCTACACCGCCGACTTCGAGACTATCTTCGACCGCGCGGTCCCGGACGCTCCCGAAGGCGCCTACGACCGGTATCTCTCCGTCTTCTTCGACGCGTTCGAGGACCTCGCGGTTGACCCCTACGCGGTCGGCTTCGAGGTAATCACCGACGAGTTCGACATCGATGCCGACCCGGAGGCGCTCGTGGCGCGCTACGCGGAGGCCGAACTCGCCGCCACGACGGTCCCCGCGTCGGCCCGCGAGGCGCTCGTCCGCGTCGCCGACCGCCGACCGACCGGGATTCTCACGAACGGCGCGCCGGCGGTCCAGCGGGCAAAGCTCGAACGACACGACCTCACAGACGTCGTCGACGCCGTCGTCGTGTCGAACGACCCCGCGGTCGCCTCGCGGAAGCCCGACTCGGGCATCTTCGAGGCCGCGGAGACCGCGCTCCCGGCGGACGACTACGTCTACGTCGGCGACACCTACGACGAGGACGTGGTCGGGGCGAGAAACGCCGGGTGGGAGGCGTACCACGTCGGCCGCGAGGGGCCCGACGGCGACCCAACCGGCGACGCCCATGACGCCCATGACGCCCACGACGACCCGGCAGCGGTCGAATCGGTCGCCGACGCGGTGGCTCGAATCCTCGGTGACGACGACGCGTAG
- a CDS encoding DUF63 family protein, with amino-acid sequence MGLDSERLWGLGVVAILVALVGGSLAFPRVVYDGFIWHYFWGPVQADANSAVCAVRANGVTQYLDTASACAAAAEPVAYPGYTLVSEVGYMVTLVIALSGVVFLLRRLDIGERPRFFYALFPFMLFGGAFRVVEDANDSPGVADALISYPLNTLVISPVIYVTVFAITLVAVVGSVFAERRGLVDDYVKPLFGAGLAVLAVTLGYLLWAGLTGAQGATFYPQVLAVILVGATLTAAATWWLVEHFAPEVNEGTGYIGLVVIWGHAVDGVANVIGLDWMVALGAGNNLVPKHPVNQAVVDFTASTLPESVLAITGDAWPFLLVKLVAATAVIWVFDEQIFEDSPRYAILLLIAVLAVGLGPGSRDMLRATFGV; translated from the coding sequence ATGGGTCTCGACTCCGAGCGCCTCTGGGGACTCGGCGTCGTGGCCATCCTCGTCGCCCTCGTCGGCGGGTCGCTCGCGTTCCCTCGCGTCGTCTACGACGGCTTCATCTGGCACTACTTCTGGGGCCCCGTCCAAGCCGACGCGAACTCGGCCGTCTGCGCGGTTCGGGCGAACGGCGTCACGCAGTATCTCGACACGGCGTCGGCCTGCGCCGCCGCAGCCGAACCCGTCGCGTACCCCGGCTACACGCTCGTCTCCGAGGTCGGGTACATGGTCACGCTCGTCATCGCCCTCTCGGGCGTCGTGTTCCTCCTCCGCCGTCTCGACATCGGTGAGCGCCCGCGGTTCTTCTACGCGCTCTTCCCGTTCATGCTGTTCGGCGGCGCGTTCCGCGTGGTCGAGGACGCTAACGACTCGCCCGGCGTCGCCGACGCGCTCATCAGCTACCCGCTGAACACGCTCGTCATCAGCCCGGTCATCTACGTGACCGTCTTCGCAATCACCCTCGTCGCCGTCGTCGGGAGCGTCTTCGCCGAACGGCGGGGGCTCGTCGACGACTACGTGAAACCGCTGTTCGGGGCCGGCCTCGCGGTGCTCGCGGTCACGCTCGGCTACCTCCTGTGGGCCGGCCTCACCGGCGCGCAGGGCGCGACGTTCTACCCGCAGGTGCTCGCCGTCATCCTCGTCGGCGCGACGCTCACCGCCGCGGCGACGTGGTGGCTCGTCGAGCACTTCGCCCCAGAAGTCAACGAGGGGACCGGGTACATCGGCCTCGTCGTCATCTGGGGCCACGCCGTCGACGGCGTGGCGAACGTCATCGGCCTCGACTGGATGGTCGCGCTCGGCGCGGGGAACAACCTCGTCCCGAAGCACCCGGTGAACCAGGCCGTCGTCGACTTCACCGCCTCCACGCTCCCCGAGTCGGTGCTGGCCATCACGGGCGACGCGTGGCCGTTCCTGCTCGTCAAACTCGTGGCCGCGACGGCCGTCATCTGGGTGTTCGACGAGCAGATATTCGAGGACAGCCCGCGCTACGCAATCTTGCTTCTCATCGCCGTCCTCGCGGTCGGGCTCGGACCGGGGAGCCGCGACATGCTCCGCGCGACGTTCGGCGTCTAA
- the glyA gene encoding serine hydroxymethyltransferase: MDYSHVRDVDPAVADALDGEVERQRDTLAMIASENHVSEAVLEAQGSALTNKYAEGYPGKRYYAGCEYADDVETLAVERAKELWGAEHVNVQPHSGTQANMGVYLAMLEPGDKILSLDLTHGGHLSHGHPANFTGKLYDVEQYEVDAESGYIDYDQLAEKAAEFEPDIIVSGYSAYPRAVEWETIQEVADDVDALHLADIAHITGLVAAGVHPSPVGVADFVTGSTHKTIRAGRGGIIMCDEEYASDIDSAVFPGAQGGPLMHNIAGKAVGFKEALEPEFEEYAQQVVDNAKVLAETFQDHGLSVVSGGTDTHLVLVDLRDSHPDLTGGTAEEALESTGIVLNANTVPGETRSAFNPSGIRAGTPGLTTRGFGEDEIREVGELIVKVVDAPEDDDVLAEVSERVQELCDANPLYE, translated from the coding sequence ATGGACTACAGCCACGTCCGCGACGTCGACCCCGCCGTGGCAGACGCCCTCGACGGCGAGGTCGAACGCCAGCGCGACACGCTCGCGATGATCGCCTCGGAGAACCACGTCAGCGAAGCGGTCCTCGAAGCGCAGGGGAGCGCGCTGACGAACAAGTACGCCGAGGGCTATCCCGGCAAGCGCTACTACGCTGGCTGTGAGTACGCCGACGACGTGGAGACCCTCGCCGTCGAGCGCGCGAAGGAGCTGTGGGGCGCAGAGCACGTCAACGTCCAGCCGCACTCCGGTACGCAGGCCAACATGGGTGTCTACCTCGCCATGCTCGAACCCGGCGACAAGATTCTCTCGCTGGACCTGACCCACGGCGGCCACCTGAGCCACGGTCACCCCGCGAACTTCACGGGCAAGCTCTACGACGTCGAACAGTACGAAGTCGACGCCGAAAGCGGCTACATCGACTACGACCAGCTCGCGGAGAAGGCCGCGGAGTTCGAGCCGGACATCATCGTCTCCGGCTACTCCGCGTACCCACGCGCCGTCGAGTGGGAGACGATTCAGGAGGTCGCAGACGACGTGGACGCGCTCCACCTCGCCGACATCGCCCACATCACGGGCCTCGTCGCCGCTGGCGTCCACCCCTCGCCGGTCGGCGTCGCCGACTTCGTCACCGGCTCGACCCACAAGACCATCCGCGCCGGTCGCGGCGGCATCATCATGTGCGACGAGGAGTACGCCTCCGACATCGACTCCGCTGTCTTCCCCGGCGCGCAGGGCGGTCCCCTCATGCACAACATCGCCGGCAAGGCGGTCGGCTTCAAAGAGGCGCTCGAACCCGAGTTCGAGGAGTACGCCCAGCAGGTCGTCGACAACGCGAAGGTGCTCGCCGAGACGTTCCAAGACCACGGTCTCAGCGTCGTCTCCGGCGGCACCGACACGCATCTCGTGCTCGTCGACCTCCGCGACTCGCACCCCGACCTCACCGGCGGCACCGCCGAGGAGGCGCTCGAATCGACGGGCATCGTGCTGAACGCGAACACCGTCCCCGGCGAGACGCGCTCGGCGTTCAACCCCAGCGGTATCCGCGCCGGCACGCCCGGGCTCACCACCCGCGGCTTCGGCGAAGACGAGATTCGCGAAGTCGGCGAACTCATCGTGAAGGTCGTCGACGCTCCCGAGGACGACGACGTGCTCGCGGAAGTCTCCGAGCGCGTGCAGGAACTCTGCGACGCGAACCCGCTGTACGAGTAA
- a CDS encoding Lrp/AsnC family transcriptional regulator, with translation MDLDATDRAILRILMEDARTPFSEIARRIDMSSATVHDRVGRMEDAGVIEGYHAHVDPREVGLGTSALVGFRVKQGREKEALQQLRDIEGVQEIDLTTGEWDVMLRVYAEDTDALRELMFDHIAELDGFSRSQTMVILGTEYDDPVLPIREPDDEN, from the coding sequence ATGGACCTCGACGCGACGGACCGGGCGATTCTCCGGATTCTGATGGAAGACGCGCGGACCCCGTTCAGCGAAATCGCTCGCAGAATCGATATGTCGAGTGCGACGGTTCACGACCGGGTCGGCCGGATGGAAGACGCCGGCGTCATCGAGGGCTACCACGCCCACGTCGACCCGCGGGAGGTCGGACTGGGTACCTCCGCGCTGGTCGGCTTCCGGGTCAAACAGGGCCGCGAGAAGGAGGCGCTCCAACAGCTTCGCGACATCGAGGGCGTCCAAGAAATCGACCTCACCACCGGCGAGTGGGACGTCATGCTCCGGGTGTACGCCGAGGACACCGACGCTCTGCGCGAACTCATGTTCGACCACATCGCCGAGCTCGACGGCTTCTCGCGGTCCCAGACGATGGTCATCCTCGGGACCGAGTACGACGACCCGGTGCTGCCGATTCGCGAGCCGGACGACGAGAACTGA
- a CDS encoding high-affinity nickel-transporter protein — translation MALASALVAGGVIGVRHALEADHLAAVATMVEDDDRPSIVGASWGVGHSIPIAVVGLLFVALGVRLPESVTHFFEVVVGAILVLLGARMLLQAAGVSVPTLRGHDHDSGVHRHLSLGNVAFGTKHTHVHDESFGVGVLHGFAGSGALVIAMVSTAPAMGQAVAFLAAFSLLTIATMATVSFLWGRSMAVGGTRVLCVAAGIVGIAVGGLLVVEQFGGLV, via the coding sequence ATGGCACTCGCATCAGCACTCGTGGCCGGCGGGGTTATCGGGGTCCGGCATGCGCTGGAAGCCGACCACCTCGCCGCCGTCGCGACGATGGTCGAAGACGACGACCGACCGAGCATCGTCGGCGCCTCGTGGGGCGTCGGACACTCGATTCCGATCGCCGTCGTCGGCCTCCTGTTCGTCGCGCTCGGCGTCCGCCTACCCGAGTCGGTGACGCACTTCTTCGAAGTCGTCGTCGGTGCGATTCTCGTCCTCCTCGGCGCGCGGATGCTCCTTCAGGCCGCCGGCGTCTCCGTGCCGACGCTCCGCGGCCACGACCACGACAGCGGCGTTCACCGGCACCTCTCGCTCGGGAACGTCGCGTTCGGGACGAAACACACGCACGTCCACGACGAGTCGTTCGGCGTCGGCGTTCTCCACGGTTTCGCCGGGAGTGGCGCACTCGTCATCGCGATGGTCTCGACCGCGCCCGCGATGGGGCAGGCCGTCGCATTCCTCGCGGCGTTTAGCCTCCTCACTATCGCCACGATGGCGACCGTCTCTTTCCTCTGGGGTCGCTCGATGGCGGTCGGCGGGACGCGCGTCCTCTGCGTCGCGGCCGGCATCGTCGGCATCGCCGTCGGCGGCCTCCTCGTCGTCGAACAGTTCGGCGGTCTCGTCTGA
- the tbsP gene encoding transcriptional regulator TbsP gives MAIRSNLLAEGVGDIIESVLSSSEDEVLVANPTAEVIEGLVAVATDIDGDLPEIRLVADESVLKDVLDDFIVAANAANLVADGALSMRTANDEVENTLFVTPNSVVALVAAGDKVAGLVTDDEAFVETAFEAHQAHWADAPEFKLRTPPLSRVRETLGEDIGEETLADFDAVLASLSSARGDGDGLDEVTISLLVAARNEVLLYDISKWGEDVGIASKATFSRTKTKLEELGLIDTEKVPIDVGRPRLRLKLGADELVAATADELADEAQKLLDA, from the coding sequence ATGGCTATTCGTTCTAATCTACTCGCTGAGGGGGTAGGAGACATCATCGAGTCCGTCCTTTCCTCGTCGGAAGACGAGGTGTTGGTCGCGAACCCGACCGCCGAGGTCATCGAGGGGCTCGTCGCCGTGGCGACCGACATCGACGGCGACCTGCCGGAAATCCGTCTCGTCGCCGACGAGAGCGTCCTGAAGGACGTGCTCGACGACTTCATCGTCGCCGCGAACGCCGCGAACCTCGTCGCCGACGGCGCGCTCTCGATGCGGACCGCCAACGACGAAGTCGAGAACACGCTGTTCGTCACGCCGAACTCGGTTGTCGCGCTCGTCGCCGCCGGTGACAAGGTCGCCGGCCTCGTCACCGACGACGAGGCGTTCGTCGAGACGGCGTTCGAGGCCCATCAGGCCCACTGGGCGGACGCGCCCGAGTTCAAGCTCCGGACCCCGCCGCTCTCGCGCGTCCGCGAAACGCTCGGCGAGGATATCGGCGAAGAGACGCTCGCCGACTTCGATGCCGTGCTCGCTTCGCTGTCGTCGGCTCGTGGCGACGGCGACGGCCTCGACGAGGTAACTATCTCGCTTCTCGTCGCCGCCCGCAACGAGGTTCTCCTCTACGACATCTCGAAGTGGGGCGAAGACGTGGGCATCGCCAGCAAGGCGACGTTCTCCCGAACGAAGACGAAGCTCGAAGAACTCGGCCTCATCGACACCGAGAAAGTACCCATCGACGTCGGTCGCCCGCGGCTCCGCCTGAAGCTCGGCGCGGACGAACTCGTCGCCGCCACCGCGGACGAACTGGCCGACGAGGCCCAGAAACTGCTCGACGCGTAA